Proteins co-encoded in one Burkholderia ambifaria AMMD genomic window:
- the ssuC gene encoding aliphatic sulfonate ABC transporter permease SsuC, translating into MTTKTSTTGAAVAARAWRAIAPWLVPLALLVVWEVGARVGWLSTRVLPEPVAVVRAAWSLVTSGEMWANVKVSTWRALFGFAIGGGVGLALGLATGLSKAAEVALDSTIQMIRNIPALAMIPLVILWFGIDEKAKLFLVALGVFFPVYINTYHGIRSVDANLIEMAKSYGVRGFALYRDVILPGALPSILVGVRFALGLMWVMLIVAETISAQSGIGYMTMNAREFLQTDVVVVGILLYAVLGKLADVLAKWIERTTLRWHPAYQSGAKA; encoded by the coding sequence ATGACAACGAAAACATCGACGACGGGCGCCGCCGTGGCCGCCCGCGCGTGGCGCGCGATCGCGCCGTGGCTCGTGCCGCTCGCGCTGCTGGTCGTGTGGGAAGTCGGCGCGCGCGTCGGCTGGCTGTCGACCCGCGTGCTGCCCGAACCGGTGGCGGTCGTGCGCGCCGCATGGTCGCTCGTGACGTCGGGCGAAATGTGGGCGAATGTGAAAGTCAGTACCTGGCGCGCGCTGTTCGGTTTCGCGATCGGCGGTGGTGTCGGCCTGGCGCTGGGGCTTGCGACCGGCCTGTCGAAAGCGGCGGAGGTCGCGCTCGATTCGACGATCCAGATGATCCGCAACATCCCCGCGCTCGCGATGATTCCGCTCGTGATCCTGTGGTTCGGCATCGACGAGAAGGCGAAGCTGTTCCTCGTCGCGCTCGGCGTGTTCTTCCCCGTCTACATCAACACGTATCACGGGATCCGCTCGGTCGACGCCAACCTGATCGAGATGGCGAAGAGCTACGGCGTGCGCGGCTTCGCGCTGTATCGCGACGTGATCCTGCCCGGCGCGTTGCCGTCGATTCTCGTCGGCGTGCGCTTCGCGCTCGGGCTGATGTGGGTGATGCTGATCGTCGCGGAAACGATTTCCGCGCAGTCGGGCATCGGCTACATGACGATGAACGCGCGCGAATTCCTGCAAACCGATGTGGTGGTGGTCGGCATCCTGCTGTATGCGGTGCTCGGCAAGCTGGCCGACGTGCTGGCGAAATGGATCGAGCGCACGACGCTGCGCTGGCACCCCGCTTATCAATCAGGAGCAAAGGCATGA
- a CDS encoding ATP-binding cassette domain-containing protein produces the protein MNATTSAAAYGPLAGADLEAELAQARVTDDAVRDAAIVDRDGGASVVPLARRRPGSPAPGDAVTLSGVSKRFGTRTVLDNVELGIARGSFVAIVGRSGCGKSTLLRLVAGLETPSSGALATRGEGGGTLDTRIMYQDARLLPWKTVLQNVMLGLGRGARDRARAVLDEVGLLERANDWPAQLSGGQRQRVALARALVHRPQLLLLDEPLGALDALTRIEMHALIERLWREHRFTALLVTHDVQEAVALGDRILLIEQGRVALDQQVPLDRPRARASAAFAALEDRVLQRVLAGGPGGADQEAAREVDHVRPVGQIRWAV, from the coding sequence ATGAATGCGACCACTTCGGCGGCCGCCTACGGCCCGCTCGCCGGCGCGGACCTCGAGGCCGAACTGGCACAGGCGCGCGTGACGGACGACGCCGTACGGGATGCGGCGATCGTCGATCGGGACGGCGGTGCGTCCGTCGTTCCGCTCGCGCGGCGGCGCCCCGGCAGCCCTGCGCCCGGCGATGCGGTGACGCTGTCGGGCGTCAGCAAGCGCTTCGGCACGCGTACCGTGCTCGACAACGTCGAACTCGGCATCGCGCGCGGCAGCTTTGTCGCCATCGTCGGCCGCAGCGGCTGCGGGAAATCCACGCTGCTGCGCCTCGTCGCCGGGCTCGAGACGCCGAGCAGCGGTGCGCTCGCGACGCGCGGCGAGGGCGGCGGCACGCTCGACACGCGGATCATGTACCAGGATGCACGGTTGCTGCCGTGGAAGACCGTGCTGCAGAACGTGATGCTGGGCCTCGGGCGCGGCGCGCGCGATCGGGCCCGCGCGGTGCTCGACGAAGTCGGGCTGCTCGAGCGCGCGAACGACTGGCCCGCGCAGCTGTCGGGTGGCCAGCGGCAGCGCGTCGCGCTCGCCCGCGCGCTGGTGCACCGGCCGCAACTGCTGCTGCTCGACGAGCCGCTCGGCGCGCTCGACGCGCTGACCCGGATCGAGATGCATGCGCTGATCGAGCGGCTGTGGCGCGAGCACCGGTTCACCGCGCTGCTCGTCACGCACGACGTGCAGGAAGCCGTCGCGCTGGGCGACCGCATCTTGCTGATCGAGCAGGGACGCGTCGCCCTCGATCAGCAGGTGCCGCTCGATCGGCCGCGTGCGCGCGCATCGGCCGCGTTCGCCGCGCTGGAAGACCGTGTGCTGCAACGCGTGCTCGCAGGCGGCCCGGGTGGCGCCGATCAGGAGGCGGCGCGTGAAGTCGATCACGTACGACCGGTCGGGCAGATTCGCTGGGCCGTTTAA
- a CDS encoding TOBE domain-containing protein → MSITAINVRNQFKGKVKEIIRGPVVSEVDVETPFGIVTSVITTRSVDELELKVGAEVVALVKSTEVSIARL, encoded by the coding sequence ATGAGCATCACTGCAATCAACGTGCGTAACCAGTTCAAGGGCAAGGTGAAGGAGATCATTCGCGGGCCGGTGGTGTCCGAGGTCGACGTCGAGACGCCGTTCGGCATCGTCACGTCGGTGATCACGACGCGTTCGGTCGACGAGCTCGAGCTGAAGGTCGGCGCCGAAGTCGTCGCGCTCGTGAAGTCCACCGAAGTGTCGATCGCGCGCCTCTGA
- the dusA gene encoding tRNA dihydrouridine(20/20a) synthase DusA, with protein MLDWTDRHCRSFHRTLTRDTWLYTEMITTGALLFGDAQRHLAFTPNESPVALQLGGSERDDLARAAKLGEQWGYDEINLNCGCPSERVQRGAFGACLMNEPQLVADCVKAMRDAVSVPVTVKHRIGVDAVEDYAFVRDFVGKVAEAGCETFVVHARNAILKGLSPKENREIPPLKYDYAYQLKRDFPSLEIVINGGIKTLDEVAQHLEHVDGVMLGREAYHNPYVLAGVDARFYGSTAAVPTREEAEAKLIEYCAAELKRGTYLGAIVRHALGLYRGVGGARGWRRVLSDNKRLARGDLAVFDEARTHLNDAIENFEKNALQDGKVFV; from the coding sequence ATGCTCGACTGGACCGACCGCCATTGCCGGTCGTTCCATCGCACGCTGACGCGCGACACGTGGCTGTATACGGAAATGATCACCACGGGCGCGCTGCTGTTCGGCGACGCGCAGCGGCATCTGGCGTTCACGCCGAACGAATCGCCGGTCGCGCTGCAGTTGGGCGGCAGCGAGCGGGACGATCTCGCGCGCGCCGCGAAACTCGGCGAGCAATGGGGCTATGACGAGATCAACCTGAATTGCGGCTGTCCGTCTGAGCGGGTGCAGCGTGGCGCATTCGGCGCGTGCTTGATGAACGAGCCGCAGCTCGTCGCCGACTGCGTGAAGGCGATGCGCGATGCGGTGTCGGTGCCGGTCACGGTCAAGCACCGGATCGGCGTCGACGCGGTCGAGGATTATGCGTTCGTGCGCGACTTCGTCGGCAAGGTGGCGGAAGCGGGCTGCGAGACGTTCGTCGTGCACGCGCGCAATGCGATCCTGAAGGGGCTGTCGCCGAAGGAGAACCGCGAGATCCCGCCGCTCAAGTACGACTATGCGTATCAACTGAAGCGCGATTTTCCGTCGCTGGAGATCGTGATCAACGGCGGGATCAAGACGCTCGACGAAGTCGCGCAGCATCTCGAGCATGTCGACGGCGTGATGCTTGGCCGCGAGGCTTATCACAACCCGTATGTACTCGCGGGCGTCGATGCGCGCTTCTATGGTTCGACCGCGGCGGTGCCGACGCGCGAAGAGGCCGAGGCGAAACTGATCGAATACTGCGCGGCGGAATTGAAGCGCGGTACGTATCTCGGCGCGATCGTCCGGCACGCACTCGGGCTGTATCGCGGCGTCGGCGGTGCACGCGGCTGGCGTCGCGTGCTGTCGGACAACAAGAGGCTCGCGCGCGGCGATCTGGCCGTGTTCGACGAGGCGCGCACGCATCTGAACGACGCGATCGAAAATTTTGAAAAAAATGCTTTGCAAGACGGAAAAGTGTTCGTATAA
- a CDS encoding acyltransferase family protein, with translation MSPNNQNAFTALRLLAAYAVIITHSYVVLGLGSDWLEQHGFPQFSELGVNAFFAISGYLVCKSLQRNPNPLAYLRNRALRIFPGLAVLILLTIFVAGPIMTHMWLPEWLEYLTNLTLYNSVPTLPHFFATTPIPVINGSLWTLPLEVTCYLILLGVSWAGALNWKGMLLMLAGFYVALMGDLLWQGNMLAGVSTFQLARLGIYFWGGAFIATITLPRSWGLWVAAVVVALAPFYLFAADHDWKIKAYAFNLLLPFIVIFAAERLPKLAFLNRFDISYGVYIYAFLVQQMLVWHFGTSLHPTSLTMLTIVIVTPIAAVSWFLIEKPALALKNGFVGSRRKATQTA, from the coding sequence ATGTCCCCAAATAACCAGAACGCGTTCACCGCGCTTCGCTTGCTGGCCGCATACGCGGTCATCATCACGCATAGCTACGTCGTACTCGGGCTCGGTAGCGACTGGTTGGAGCAACACGGCTTCCCGCAGTTCAGCGAACTCGGGGTCAATGCCTTCTTCGCGATCAGCGGATACCTGGTCTGCAAGTCGTTGCAACGCAACCCGAACCCGCTGGCCTACCTGCGCAACCGTGCGTTGCGGATCTTCCCCGGGCTCGCCGTTCTAATCCTGCTGACGATCTTCGTCGCCGGTCCGATCATGACGCACATGTGGCTGCCGGAATGGCTGGAGTATCTGACTAACCTGACGCTGTACAACAGTGTCCCGACGCTTCCGCACTTCTTCGCGACGACCCCGATCCCCGTGATCAACGGTTCGCTCTGGACGTTGCCGCTTGAGGTGACGTGCTACCTGATTCTGCTCGGTGTGTCATGGGCCGGCGCCCTAAACTGGAAGGGAATGCTGCTGATGCTGGCAGGATTCTATGTCGCCCTGATGGGTGATCTGTTGTGGCAGGGGAATATGCTGGCTGGCGTGAGCACCTTCCAGCTTGCACGGCTCGGCATCTACTTCTGGGGCGGTGCATTCATCGCGACAATCACACTGCCTCGTAGCTGGGGTTTGTGGGTTGCCGCAGTTGTCGTGGCGCTGGCACCCTTCTATCTGTTCGCAGCCGATCATGACTGGAAAATCAAGGCTTATGCGTTCAATCTGTTGCTGCCGTTCATCGTCATCTTCGCGGCCGAGCGGTTGCCGAAGCTGGCTTTCCTGAATCGCTTCGATATTTCGTATGGCGTCTATATCTACGCGTTTCTCGTGCAGCAGATGCTCGTGTGGCACTTCGGCACGAGCCTACATCCGACCAGCCTGACGATGCTTACCATCGTCATCGTGACGCCGATCGCCGCAGTGTCGTGGTTCCTCATCGAGAAGCCGGCGCTCGCTCTGAAGAACGGATTCGTCGGCTCAAGAAGGAAGGCTACGCAGACGGCTTGA
- a CDS encoding class I SAM-dependent methyltransferase: MTLMKSLGRSIGPIRKLHDNRNALAKALLVAEQRIRDLENQVEAIRGTPFFAYYANFDALECMRRHEVHDRKLTPGFQTNWLGVLVDPKILPFLADQGGKLDHFPLPANWHADIAEWASALHAVELARPDTFTMIELGCGWGCWMNNTGMAAKRTGRKVHVIGIEGDEGHLEFAREALARNGFAQGEYTLYRGVAAASAGSALFPRQEHAGHSWGLEPVFGATKEQQDEAVANGSHDILPMISLESAIGDRDRIDLLHIDIQGGEAALIESCLSLLNEKVAYVLIGTHSKHIEGRLYDILTPAGWLIEMERPAFYQVKNWIPELIVDGVQAWRNPRFVPPGSIQ; encoded by the coding sequence ATGACCTTGATGAAAAGTCTTGGCCGCTCGATCGGTCCCATTCGCAAGCTCCACGATAACCGTAACGCACTGGCCAAAGCGCTTCTGGTCGCCGAACAGAGGATTCGCGATCTGGAAAATCAAGTGGAGGCGATTCGCGGCACGCCCTTCTTTGCCTATTACGCCAATTTTGACGCGCTGGAATGTATGCGTCGTCATGAAGTACACGACAGAAAGCTGACGCCTGGATTCCAGACGAACTGGCTTGGCGTGCTGGTGGACCCGAAAATTCTGCCTTTTCTTGCAGATCAGGGCGGCAAACTGGATCATTTTCCGCTGCCGGCCAACTGGCATGCCGATATTGCGGAATGGGCCTCCGCATTGCACGCCGTGGAATTGGCGCGCCCCGATACATTCACCATGATCGAGCTGGGTTGCGGCTGGGGTTGCTGGATGAATAACACTGGCATGGCCGCCAAACGTACCGGCCGAAAGGTGCACGTCATAGGCATCGAGGGCGACGAAGGCCACCTTGAATTCGCCCGAGAAGCACTCGCGCGCAACGGGTTCGCGCAGGGCGAATATACGCTGTATCGCGGCGTCGCAGCCGCGAGCGCGGGAAGCGCCCTCTTCCCGCGTCAGGAGCATGCCGGCCACAGCTGGGGGCTTGAGCCCGTTTTCGGCGCGACCAAAGAGCAGCAAGACGAGGCCGTGGCGAACGGCAGTCACGACATCTTGCCGATGATCTCTTTGGAGTCGGCAATCGGCGATCGAGATCGCATCGATCTCTTGCATATCGACATCCAGGGCGGCGAGGCTGCGTTGATCGAATCGTGTCTGTCGCTCCTCAATGAGAAGGTCGCCTACGTTTTGATCGGCACTCACTCGAAGCACATCGAAGGGCGACTCTACGACATTCTGACGCCCGCCGGCTGGCTAATCGAAATGGAGAGGCCCGCTTTCTATCAGGTCAAGAACTGGATACCGGAATTGATCGTGGATGGCGTGCAGGCTTGGCGCAATCCGCGTTTTGTCCCGCCAGGAAGTATTCAATAG
- a CDS encoding GNAT family N-acetyltransferase: MPEPQTITLRSATSHDAELVARLHTLSWQNAYSHILPAAYLSDEAPTEHASRWRRYFDRNEAEWGLVLIAESDGAPIGFVSAERPVDSALGVLLDCLHVLPAYHGSGIGKRMIEAVRAWTRNIGVDKVHLLVLEGNVRAIGFYEHNGWRLAGVETSVIGGAEVAVRTYVIEA; encoded by the coding sequence ATGCCGGAACCCCAAACCATCACGTTGCGCAGCGCGACGTCACACGACGCGGAGCTCGTTGCGCGCTTGCACACGCTGAGCTGGCAGAACGCATACAGCCATATCCTGCCCGCGGCCTATCTGTCCGATGAGGCGCCGACGGAACACGCGAGCCGGTGGCGACGCTATTTCGACCGCAACGAAGCGGAATGGGGCCTCGTGCTGATCGCGGAGTCCGACGGCGCGCCCATCGGTTTCGTGAGCGCCGAAAGACCGGTCGATTCGGCGCTGGGCGTGCTGCTCGATTGCCTTCACGTCCTTCCCGCATATCACGGAAGCGGTATCGGCAAGCGCATGATCGAAGCCGTTCGCGCATGGACGCGAAATATCGGCGTGGACAAGGTTCATCTGTTGGTGCTCGAGGGCAACGTCCGCGCGATTGGTTTCTACGAGCACAACGGCTGGCGATTGGCGGGCGTCGAAACCAGCGTCATCGGCGGGGCGGAAGTCGCCGTCCGAACCTACGTGATCGAGGCCTGA
- a CDS encoding plasmid fertility inhibition factor family protein, protein MTLARAQHDGVDVWIVQLPGHTAYAYTHLKRVFASDDSRHRVVTVDLTKLLACADRDTTDYVLPAVQYWAPGKAAGIREFLDPAERRIPDMPFITFRETRTRTLLGIPGLSKVGVASFRNGQHRARYLAYAGATRLPVEVHETEADLLVRYCGE, encoded by the coding sequence ATGACACTCGCTCGGGCTCAACATGACGGCGTCGATGTCTGGATCGTCCAGCTTCCGGGACACACCGCCTATGCCTATACGCATCTCAAGCGCGTATTCGCGTCCGACGACTCGCGGCATCGCGTCGTGACGGTCGACCTGACGAAGCTGCTCGCCTGCGCCGATCGCGACACGACCGACTATGTGCTGCCGGCGGTTCAGTACTGGGCGCCCGGGAAGGCCGCCGGCATCCGCGAATTCCTCGACCCGGCCGAGCGGCGGATTCCCGATATGCCCTTCATCACGTTCCGCGAGACGAGAACGCGGACGCTGCTCGGCATCCCGGGCCTGTCGAAAGTCGGCGTCGCGTCGTTCCGGAACGGTCAGCATCGCGCGCGCTATCTGGCGTATGCGGGGGCGACGAGGCTGCCTGTCGAGGTGCATGAGACGGAGGCGGATTTGCTCGTGCGGTATTGCGGCGAGTGA
- a CDS encoding DUF695 domain-containing protein has translation MNDAWGTFPARMGDHQAFISFNQSFAELAESDPRTSLLSVRVTLAHPTPEGLPSGDEFAELTKIEDLLDAAVTAKNGVQVGRVTVDGNQDFLFYVPFDEETASGIVDSLAEQTTYALQYAYQDDPDKETYWRTLYPTDDDWQLMRDMRVLDALRQKGDVSDMSRRVMHWAYFPEPSDAHQFADWAESKGYLVESVAPTEDGKSAVRFAHEGTMVLADITHHTLEINREVRALGGEYDGWETSVEQAG, from the coding sequence ATGAACGACGCCTGGGGAACCTTCCCTGCCAGAATGGGCGACCATCAGGCTTTCATCAGCTTCAATCAGAGCTTTGCCGAACTCGCCGAAAGCGATCCGCGCACGTCGCTGCTCAGCGTACGCGTCACGCTGGCACATCCGACGCCCGAAGGCCTGCCGAGCGGCGACGAGTTCGCCGAGCTGACGAAGATCGAGGATCTGCTGGACGCCGCCGTGACCGCGAAAAACGGCGTGCAGGTCGGCCGCGTCACGGTCGACGGCAACCAGGATTTCCTGTTCTACGTGCCGTTCGACGAAGAAACCGCGAGCGGGATCGTCGACTCGCTGGCCGAACAGACGACCTACGCACTTCAGTACGCATACCAGGACGATCCGGACAAGGAAACGTACTGGCGCACGCTCTACCCGACGGACGACGACTGGCAACTGATGCGCGACATGCGCGTGCTCGACGCGCTGCGGCAGAAAGGTGACGTGAGCGACATGAGCCGGCGCGTGATGCACTGGGCCTACTTCCCGGAGCCGAGCGACGCGCACCAGTTCGCCGACTGGGCCGAGTCGAAAGGCTATCTGGTCGAATCGGTCGCGCCGACCGAGGACGGCAAATCGGCCGTGCGGTTTGCGCACGAAGGCACGATGGTGCTGGCCGACATCACGCACCATACGCTCGAGATCAATCGCGAAGTACGCGCGCTCGGCGGCGAATACGACGGCTGGGAAACCAGCGTCGAGCAAGCCGGCTGA
- a CDS encoding VOC family protein produces the protein MATSVNPIPEGMRTLTPHLICARAAAAIDFYKRAFNATERFRLPTPDGRLAHACLAIGDSTLMLVDEMPEHGALGPKALKGTSVCLHLYVPDTDAAIAQAVEAGATVKMPAADMFWGDRYGQVEDPFGHRWSIATHQRDLTPEQIAEAMASAPPCGS, from the coding sequence ATGGCCACGTCCGTCAACCCGATCCCGGAAGGAATGCGCACGCTGACGCCGCATCTGATCTGCGCCCGCGCAGCCGCAGCCATCGATTTCTACAAGCGTGCGTTCAACGCGACCGAGCGGTTTCGCCTGCCGACCCCGGACGGCCGGCTCGCGCACGCGTGCCTCGCAATCGGCGATTCGACGCTGATGCTCGTGGATGAAATGCCGGAGCATGGCGCACTCGGACCGAAGGCGCTGAAAGGCACGTCGGTCTGCTTGCACCTGTACGTGCCGGACACTGACGCTGCGATCGCGCAGGCCGTCGAGGCCGGCGCAACGGTCAAGATGCCGGCCGCCGACATGTTCTGGGGCGATCGCTATGGGCAAGTGGAGGATCCGTTCGGCCATCGCTGGTCGATCGCGACCCATCAGCGCGATCTGACGCCCGAGCAGATCGCGGAAGCGATGGCGAGCGCGCCGCCGTGTGGGAGCTGA
- a CDS encoding phospholipase D family protein — MLSRKRLAATCLAASLLATPFAAFGKTHNESLLQQAIDFITQLLPTPTHEAPATQAVESAFSPDGGAEALVLKAIGAARTSIRVAAYSFTSPPVTRALLAAKRRGVNVAVVVDDKGNRAKSSKQALNLLVNAGIPTRTIDAYAIHHDKYLVIDAEHVETGSFNYSASAASRNSENVVVVWNNPQLASRYLAHWQSRFDQGAPYHSSY, encoded by the coding sequence ATGTTGTCGCGCAAACGCCTCGCCGCCACCTGCCTCGCCGCTTCCCTGCTTGCCACGCCCTTCGCCGCCTTCGGCAAGACGCACAATGAATCGCTGCTGCAGCAGGCAATCGACTTCATCACGCAGCTGCTGCCGACGCCGACCCATGAAGCGCCCGCCACGCAGGCCGTCGAATCGGCGTTCTCGCCCGACGGCGGCGCCGAGGCGCTCGTGCTGAAGGCGATCGGCGCCGCCCGCACCTCAATTCGCGTGGCCGCCTACTCGTTCACGTCGCCACCCGTCACGCGCGCGCTGCTCGCCGCGAAGCGGCGCGGCGTAAATGTCGCGGTCGTCGTGGACGACAAGGGCAATCGCGCCAAGAGCAGCAAGCAGGCGCTGAACCTGCTCGTCAACGCGGGCATTCCGACGCGCACGATCGACGCCTATGCCATCCATCACGACAAGTACCTCGTGATCGATGCCGAACATGTCGAGACCGGCTCGTTCAACTACAGCGCTTCGGCAGCCAGCCGCAATTCCGAAAACGTCGTCGTGGTGTGGAACAATCCGCAACTCGCGTCGCGCTACCTCGCGCATTGGCAAAGCCGCTTCGACCAAGGCGCGCCGTACCACTCGTCGTACTGA
- a CDS encoding winged helix-turn-helix transcriptional regulator, with product MKWDDIGTLNCSVARTLAVLGDRWTMLILRNAFLGCRRFDAFQTQLGLTRHVLAERLARLVDEGVLVKRAYQERPPRFEYRLTEKGLDLYPALLALMTWGDRWKDDGQGPPLQLRHRNCGQLMHAVAVCSACGEPLDAHDVQPEPGPGWVAPEAAGPVES from the coding sequence ATGAAATGGGATGACATCGGTACGCTGAACTGTTCGGTCGCGCGCACGCTCGCCGTGCTCGGCGATCGCTGGACCATGCTGATCCTGCGCAACGCCTTTCTCGGCTGCCGCCGCTTCGATGCATTCCAGACACAACTGGGCCTCACGCGCCACGTGCTGGCCGAGCGGCTCGCGCGCCTCGTCGACGAAGGCGTGCTGGTCAAGCGCGCGTATCAGGAGCGGCCGCCGCGCTTCGAATACCGGTTGACCGAAAAAGGCCTCGATCTCTATCCTGCCCTGCTCGCGTTGATGACATGGGGCGACCGCTGGAAGGACGACGGCCAGGGACCGCCCCTGCAGTTGCGGCATCGCAACTGTGGTCAACTGATGCATGCAGTCGCGGTGTGCTCGGCATGTGGCGAGCCGCTCGACGCGCACGACGTGCAGCCGGAACCCGGGCCGGGGTGGGTCGCGCCTGAGGCGGCGGGGCCGGTCGAGTCGTGA
- a CDS encoding PaaI family thioesterase, protein MNPLSLSGLDLLRAAAAGDVPLASISETIPMRPLGVELGYVKFSARADGRHLNPLGGVHGGFAATVLDSVTGCAVHSMLDAGVGYGTVDLHVKMLRPVPRDVDLIAEGRVIHLSRSLGVAEGTLKTPDDKIVAHASATCFIQRPQ, encoded by the coding sequence ATGAATCCGCTTTCCCTGTCCGGTCTCGATCTGCTGCGTGCGGCCGCCGCCGGAGACGTGCCGCTCGCGTCGATTTCCGAAACGATCCCGATGCGTCCGCTGGGCGTCGAGCTCGGCTACGTGAAGTTTTCGGCGCGCGCCGACGGCCGGCACCTGAATCCGCTCGGCGGCGTGCATGGCGGGTTCGCCGCGACGGTGCTCGACTCGGTCACGGGCTGCGCGGTGCATTCGATGCTCGACGCGGGCGTCGGCTACGGCACGGTCGACCTGCATGTGAAGATGCTGCGTCCCGTCCCGCGCGACGTCGACCTGATCGCCGAAGGGCGCGTGATTCACCTGTCGCGTTCGCTCGGCGTCGCGGAAGGCACGCTAAAGACGCCGGACGACAAGATCGTCGCGCACGCATCGGCGACCTGCTTCATTCAGCGGCCGCAGTGA
- a CDS encoding NADP(H)-dependent aldo-keto reductase yields MEYRTLGDSGIEVSLIGLGTMTWGEQNSERDAHEQIDYALGQGVTLIDAAEMYPVPPKPETQGRTEQYIGTWLAQHRAQRDRIVLATKIAGPARQPHNPRHIRGEGNQFDRKNLTEALDGSLKRLQTDYVDLYQLHWPDRSTTTFGRPAYPWVDDAYTVPIEETLGVLAEFVKAGKVRAIGVSNETPWGVAQFLRAAEKLGLPRIASIQNPYSLLNRTFENGLSEFTHRDGVGLLAYSPLAFGWLSGKYENGARPAGARITLFERFQRYSKPHAVEATSRYVALAKRHGLSPAQLALAFVNSRPFVRSNLVGATSLDQLKENIGSIDVKLSDEILAEIDALHELQPNPAP; encoded by the coding sequence ATGGAATACCGCACACTCGGCGATTCGGGCATCGAGGTCAGCCTGATCGGTCTTGGCACGATGACGTGGGGCGAGCAGAATTCGGAGCGCGACGCCCACGAGCAGATCGATTACGCGCTCGGGCAGGGCGTCACGTTGATCGACGCCGCGGAGATGTACCCGGTGCCTCCGAAGCCTGAAACTCAGGGGCGCACGGAGCAGTACATCGGCACCTGGCTCGCGCAGCATCGTGCGCAACGCGACCGGATCGTGCTCGCGACCAAGATCGCGGGCCCGGCGCGGCAGCCGCACAATCCGCGCCACATTCGCGGCGAAGGTAACCAGTTCGACCGCAAGAACCTGACCGAGGCGCTCGACGGCAGCCTCAAGCGCCTGCAGACCGACTATGTCGACCTGTACCAGTTGCACTGGCCCGATCGCAGCACGACGACGTTTGGTCGCCCCGCGTATCCGTGGGTCGACGATGCGTATACGGTGCCGATCGAGGAAACGCTGGGCGTGCTCGCGGAATTCGTGAAGGCCGGCAAGGTCCGCGCGATCGGCGTGTCGAATGAAACGCCGTGGGGCGTCGCGCAATTCCTGCGCGCGGCCGAGAAGCTCGGGCTGCCGCGCATCGCGAGCATTCAGAACCCGTACAGCCTGCTGAACCGCACGTTCGAGAACGGCCTGTCCGAGTTCACGCATCGCGATGGCGTCGGCCTGCTCGCCTATTCGCCGCTCGCATTCGGCTGGCTGTCCGGCAAGTACGAGAACGGCGCGCGTCCGGCCGGCGCGCGCATCACGCTGTTCGAGCGCTTCCAGCGCTACAGCAAGCCTCACGCGGTCGAAGCGACGTCGCGCTATGTCGCGCTCGCGAAGCGCCACGGGCTGTCGCCCGCGCAGCTTGCGCTCGCGTTCGTCAACAGCCGGCCGTTCGTCCGCAGCAACCTCGTCGGCGCGACGTCGCTCGACCAGTTGAAGGAGAACATCGGCAGCATCGACGTGAAGCTGTCCGACGAGATCCTGGCCGAGATCGACGCGCTGCACGAACTGCAGCCGAACCCGGCGCCGTAA